The following nucleotide sequence is from Candidatus Cloacimonadota bacterium.
TTTTCGCTTCAGGACTTCGGGTGTCATTGGTTTCTGAATAAATGTTGTTTCTGGCTTCAAAATGCCGCGGGCAATAACATCTTTGCCTGTATAGCCGGACATAAAGAGCACCTTCATTTCCGGTCGCAAGGGTTTCAACTGTTTGACCAACTCCCGACCACTCATTTTGGGCATTACTACATCTGTTATTATCAAATGGATTGGTTCCTTATACTGCTTGCAGATTGAGATTGCCTCACTGCCTAAACCAGCGGTCAAGACCGTGTATCCACTCGTCTCTAACACCTCGCAAATCAAATCACAAATGACCTGTTCGTCATCCACAACTAGAATAGTCTCTGACGCCTGTGGCAGTTCTACAGGAGCCTTGCCTGGTTTATGTGATTCTATGGTCTCCTCTATCCGGGGTAGGTATATCTTAAAAGTTGTTCCCTTTCCAGGCTCGCTGTATACCCAGATGCTGCCACCACATTGCTTAACGATACCATAGACAGTAGAAAGGCCCAAGCCCGTTCCTTTGCCTACTTCCTTGGTTGTAAAAAAGGGCTCAAAGATACGAGATTGTGTTTCCACATCCATTCCACATCCAGTATCGCTTACAGTCAGCATTACATAGTGACCTGCCTGGACTTCTGCATGGTGGCGGGCATAATCCTCATCTAAATCAACATTAGCGGTCTCTATGGAAATCTTGCCACCCTCGGGCATTGCATCACGGGAGTTAACTACTAAATTCACAATAATTTGACTGACTTGGCCTGTATCCCCCTTTATCTGTCCTAATGTCGGACTTAATGTAGTGGTAAGCTCTATATCTTCGCCAATCAAACGATGGAGCATCTTTTCCATATCAGTTACTATAGTATTGAGGTCCAATACCTTAAGTTTAAGTACTTTCTTACGGCTAAATGTTAGGAGTTGGCCTGTGAGTGCACTAGCCCTTTCCGCAGCCTTCTTAATTTCCTTAGGGTATTTACTCAAAGGGTCAAGCTCGTCAAGTTTATTCAACAGGAGCTCACTATATCCTGTGATAGCTGTTAACAGGTTGTTGAAGTCGTGTGCCATCCCACCTGCCAGCCTCCCAATAGCTTCCATTTTCTGAGATTGGCGAAGTTGGTCTTCGCTTTTAAGTAAAGCCTCCTGTGCCTGCCT
It contains:
- a CDS encoding ATP-binding protein, which produces NHLFEKLLGYTKKELINKQSLYLIAQEDRKKSVEHYQKAVSGEPVEYEAAVITKNDKKRICWLKLRPIRDNGKIIGIHGIGRDITTRRQAQEALLKSEDQLRQSQKMEAIGRLAGGMAHDFNNLLTAITGYSELLLNKLDELDPLSKYPKEIKKAAERASALTGQLLTFSRKKVLKLKVLDLNTIVTDMEKMLHRLIGEDIELTTTLSPTLGQIKGDTGQVSQIIVNLVVNSRDAMPEGGKISIETANVDLDEDYARHHAEVQAGHYVMLTVSDTGCGMDVETQSRIFEPFFTTKEVGKGTGLGLSTVYGIVKQCGGSIWVYSEPGKGTTFKIYLPRIEETIESHKPGKAPVELPQASETILVVDDEQVICDLICEVLETSGYTVLTAGLGSEAISICKQYKEPIHLIITDVVMPKMSGRELVKQLKPLRPEMKVLFMSGYTGKDVIARGILKPETTFIQKPMTPEVLKRKVRKVLNASQQKKE